The following are encoded in a window of Paenibacillaceae bacterium GAS479 genomic DNA:
- a CDS encoding NlpC/P60 family protein, protein MKKQAVSIALGFTLLFSAGSQGASAGSTMDGVIDGVIGTPYKAAGTTTKGFDCSGFTSYVFKQFKIKLPHSSSSQSAMGKKVAKGDLQPGDLVFFNTSGRGVSHVGVYVGDGQFAHSSSSKGVIISELSESYYAKRYLSARRIMDDKTFEKFADDAVDQQDGGPDVD, encoded by the coding sequence TTGAAAAAGCAAGCTGTCAGCATCGCTCTCGGATTCACCCTGCTATTCTCAGCAGGCTCGCAAGGCGCGTCAGCCGGCTCCACAATGGACGGCGTTATCGACGGCGTGATCGGTACCCCTTATAAGGCAGCCGGAACAACGACCAAAGGCTTCGACTGCTCGGGCTTTACGTCTTACGTATTCAAGCAATTCAAAATCAAGCTTCCCCACTCTTCCTCCTCCCAGTCAGCCATGGGCAAAAAAGTGGCCAAGGGTGACTTGCAACCGGGAGATCTCGTATTTTTCAATACGAGTGGTAGAGGTGTGTCCCATGTTGGGGTTTATGTAGGAGACGGCCAGTTCGCCCACTCCTCCAGCAGCAAGGGAGTCATTATCAGCGAGCTCAGCGAGTCCTACTACGCCAAACGTTATCTGTCCGCTCGACGGATCATGGACGACAAGACTTTCGAGAAATTCGCTGACGATGCCGTAGACCAGCAAGATGGCGGTCCGGACGTCGACTAG
- a CDS encoding Uncharacterized lipoprotein YddW, UPF0748 family, whose amino-acid sequence MDQKRKMPARSGLRKLVALPLIAALAAGTAVLSGDATAASTIQIYLDGQQLSSDSPPYIVAKANVTMVPLRVVSEGLGASVSWSSKQRRADIAMSGSTISLTMGQTYALVNGTRVKLDTSVQMKGNRTMVPLRFVSEQLGLVVDWNKGTQTIRLTSPGGEGGEPSPGTGTGTQPGTGTGTQPGTGTGTQPGTGTGTQPGTGTGTQPGTGTNPGAVVPGPGKPAKLRGAWISTVYNLDWPTATSAKAKDSAKQKLEFTQLLDELKGMGMNAVFVQVRPAGDALYPTLLSPWSAFLTGKQGLKPDYDPLAFMIEETHRRGMEFHAWFNPFRASTTTDKAQLDPLSLVRQQPEWIVNSGGKLYVNPGIPAARQAIIDAITEVAARYDVDGIHLDDYFYPSGSAFDDEAIYKLYSAGTLMSKADWRRSNINAFVQELDRSVKAAKPSVSFGISPFGVWRNKSVDPTGSDTKAGVTTYDSMYADVRLWVQQGWIDYVAPQIYWSFAHPTVPYDKVAEWWLKTVKGTGVDLYIGHSPYKLGTSESGWQSSAEVTRQLDYNQLTGAVPGELFFSAKDLRRNPLGIADALRSYYADAD is encoded by the coding sequence GTGGATCAAAAAAGAAAAATGCCGGCCCGATCGGGGCTGCGTAAACTCGTCGCGCTTCCGCTGATTGCTGCGCTTGCAGCCGGGACGGCAGTTTTGTCTGGCGATGCGACTGCTGCATCTACCATTCAAATTTATCTGGACGGGCAACAGTTATCGTCTGATTCGCCCCCTTATATCGTAGCGAAAGCGAATGTGACGATGGTGCCATTACGAGTCGTGAGCGAAGGCCTCGGGGCCTCGGTTAGCTGGTCTAGCAAACAGCGCCGGGCAGACATCGCCATGTCTGGCAGCACGATTTCACTCACCATGGGACAAACCTACGCTCTTGTGAATGGAACCCGGGTCAAGCTAGACACTTCTGTCCAGATGAAAGGGAACCGGACAATGGTGCCGCTTCGTTTCGTGAGCGAACAGCTCGGCCTAGTAGTCGATTGGAACAAAGGCACACAAACCATCCGTTTGACTTCGCCGGGTGGAGAGGGCGGCGAACCGTCGCCAGGAACGGGAACGGGTACGCAACCCGGAACGGGAACAGGTACGCAGCCCGGAACGGGAACAGGCACGCAGCCCGGAACGGGAACAGGCACGCAACCCGGAACGGGAACAGGTACGCAACCCGGAACGGGAACGAACCCTGGCGCTGTTGTGCCGGGTCCCGGTAAACCGGCCAAGCTGCGCGGCGCCTGGATCTCGACCGTTTACAATTTGGACTGGCCGACCGCTACCTCCGCCAAAGCAAAGGACAGTGCGAAGCAGAAGCTGGAGTTCACTCAATTGCTGGATGAGCTGAAAGGGATGGGCATGAATGCGGTATTCGTGCAGGTGCGGCCAGCAGGCGACGCTCTGTATCCGACATTGCTCAGCCCGTGGTCAGCGTTTTTGACGGGTAAGCAGGGCTTGAAGCCGGATTACGATCCGCTAGCTTTCATGATCGAGGAGACGCATCGGCGGGGCATGGAATTCCATGCTTGGTTCAACCCATTCCGGGCTTCCACCACTACTGATAAGGCGCAGCTAGACCCTCTCAGTCTCGTCCGCCAGCAGCCCGAGTGGATTGTTAATTCCGGAGGCAAGCTCTATGTGAATCCGGGAATACCGGCTGCCCGACAAGCCATTATCGACGCCATTACGGAAGTAGCGGCCCGTTATGATGTGGACGGCATTCATTTGGATGATTATTTTTATCCATCGGGGTCGGCTTTTGACGATGAAGCAATTTACAAGTTATACAGCGCTGGTACGCTGATGTCCAAGGCCGACTGGAGGCGCTCCAACATCAACGCATTCGTGCAGGAGCTGGATCGGTCCGTCAAAGCTGCAAAACCTTCTGTGAGCTTTGGCATTAGCCCGTTTGGTGTGTGGCGTAACAAGTCAGTCGATCCTACCGGCTCAGATACTAAGGCAGGGGTCACGACGTACGATAGCATGTATGCGGATGTGCGCCTATGGGTGCAGCAAGGCTGGATCGACTATGTCGCTCCACAGATTTACTGGAGCTTCGCCCATCCAACAGTACCTTATGATAAAGTCGCAGAATGGTGGCTCAAAACAGTGAAGGGAACCGGTGTAGACCTGTACATCGGCCACTCGCCTTACAAGCTCGGTACATCGGAGTCTGGCTGGCAATCATCTGCTGAAGTTACGCGCCAGCTAGACTACAACCAACTCACGGGTGCTGTACCAGGCGAGCTGTTCTTCAGCGCCAAAGACTTACGTCGCAATCCGCTCGGCATCGCCGACGCGCTGCGATCCTACTACGCTGACGCCGACTAG
- a CDS encoding peptidoglycan L-alanyl-D-glutamate endopeptidase CwlK, whose translation MGMPQPARRTRPASAATTTVRAKARRKQRRLGWFILVLGFIATAGALIKLELPRVFDKAIPQGLYREVPAVSALHPEVSTAAKELTRKAKAAGITVVYTDDFRSSEAQDKLYEKGRSQGGSVVTHAKGGESYHNYGLAIDFALKDKRGEIIWDMEYDGNRNGKADWLEVASLGKGLGFTWGGDWPDFKDNPHLQMDFGYSIWELQKGNRPPGSLLADGTTAGGK comes from the coding sequence ATGGGAATGCCACAACCGGCGCGAAGGACGCGTCCCGCTTCAGCCGCCACAACCACTGTGCGGGCGAAGGCCCGCCGAAAGCAGCGGAGACTGGGCTGGTTCATACTTGTTCTCGGATTCATTGCGACGGCAGGCGCGCTGATCAAGCTTGAGCTGCCCCGTGTTTTTGATAAAGCCATACCGCAAGGCCTTTACCGGGAAGTACCGGCGGTGTCCGCCCTTCATCCCGAGGTATCTACGGCCGCTAAGGAGCTAACTCGAAAAGCCAAGGCAGCAGGCATCACGGTTGTTTACACCGACGACTTCCGCAGCTCGGAGGCGCAGGACAAGCTTTACGAGAAAGGGCGCAGCCAAGGCGGCTCTGTCGTCACGCATGCCAAAGGCGGCGAATCTTACCACAACTACGGGCTGGCGATAGATTTTGCCCTGAAGGACAAACGCGGGGAAATCATCTGGGACATGGAATATGACGGCAACCGAAACGGCAAGGCTGACTGGCTGGAAGTCGCCTCGCTCGGCAAAGGACTAGGCTTCACTTGGGGTGGTGACTGGCCGGACTTCAAGGACAACCCGCATTTGCAGATGGACTTCGGCTACTCGATCTGGGAACTGCAAAAAGGCAATCGCCCACCTGGCTCCCTGCTCGCAGACGGGACAACAGCCGGGGGCAAGTAG
- a CDS encoding alkaline phosphatase, which produces MKRQTRTGKILLGAMLAATTAIGGTGLTELGTRPAAAAQASTEKGDAAAIYIAPIHNAKFLAAAKFDFRVELNNWTGKASDVSILINGKSPEAVFGKKLEATSTDKSREFTIRDVAFAKAGSYTVSVKAGSLSRTVSYQVVNSTETGKKAKNVIMFIGDGMGVSSVTIARAMSKGLTEGKYNGLLEMDKLEQRAYVTTSGMDSIVTDSANSASAYMTGHKSAVNALGVYPDNTESSLDDPKVETIAEMLKRSRGMSVGIVTTSELQDATPASLVSHTRRRADKPEISEMLLKLQPEVVLGGGSAYFLPKSTAGSKRVDEKNIVDGFKKAGYSYVENAAGLKTVGKPDKLLGLFQSSDMNVYYDRSTNNTAALKSFTDQPTLWDMTSKAIEVLSKNENGFFLMVEGASIDKQLHTMDWERSAYDTIEMDKAIGLARAFADKSGDTLVVATADHSHTASIAGTYKKTETETGRDALRTYDASSFPSYTDANKDGFPDSPDVDRKLAVTFGATPDYYEDYIFNSVPVPPAIKEGDNYVANPATLADPDAPDKEKYHHTGTLPHDESTEVHSADDVPLMAHGPGASFFTGTMDNTEVFYAMANAIGLRLDGSKPAAGSWIVLDDFLSLVGGSTTYDSKKNVTFIKAGGSMITLYHSQGVAKKNNKPVALKFKQENGKLIVTSESLLAALGK; this is translated from the coding sequence ATGAAGAGACAGACTAGGACAGGCAAAATTCTGCTCGGCGCTATGCTGGCAGCAACGACAGCCATTGGCGGCACAGGGCTGACAGAGCTCGGTACAAGACCGGCAGCGGCAGCCCAAGCGTCGACGGAAAAAGGGGATGCCGCCGCGATCTACATTGCGCCGATCCACAATGCCAAGTTCCTGGCAGCCGCTAAGTTCGACTTCCGCGTGGAACTGAACAACTGGACTGGTAAAGCGTCCGACGTCAGCATCCTTATTAACGGCAAGAGCCCGGAAGCTGTCTTTGGCAAAAAGCTTGAAGCAACCTCCACCGATAAAAGCCGCGAATTCACTATTCGCGACGTCGCCTTTGCCAAGGCGGGCAGCTATACAGTCAGCGTGAAGGCGGGCAGCCTGAGCCGTACCGTTTCCTACCAAGTCGTGAACAGCACCGAGACGGGCAAAAAGGCTAAAAACGTCATCATGTTCATCGGTGACGGCATGGGTGTTTCCAGCGTTACGATCGCCCGCGCAATGTCCAAGGGTCTTACAGAAGGCAAGTACAATGGCTTGCTTGAAATGGACAAGCTGGAGCAGCGCGCCTATGTGACGACCTCCGGCATGGACTCCATCGTCACGGACTCCGCTAACAGCGCCAGCGCCTATATGACCGGCCACAAATCGGCCGTTAACGCACTCGGTGTTTATCCGGATAATACCGAAAGCTCGCTCGACGATCCAAAAGTCGAAACGATTGCCGAAATGCTGAAGCGCTCGCGCGGCATGTCGGTCGGCATTGTGACGACCTCTGAGCTGCAAGACGCCACGCCGGCATCGCTCGTATCCCATACTCGCCGCAGAGCGGACAAGCCTGAAATCTCCGAAATGCTGCTGAAGCTGCAGCCGGAAGTAGTTCTCGGTGGCGGCTCTGCTTATTTCCTGCCGAAGTCCACGGCTGGCAGCAAACGCGTTGATGAGAAAAATATTGTCGACGGCTTCAAAAAGGCTGGTTACAGCTATGTAGAAAATGCAGCCGGACTAAAAACGGTCGGCAAGCCGGACAAATTGCTCGGACTGTTCCAAAGCAGCGATATGAACGTGTATTACGACCGTTCTACGAACAATACGGCGGCTTTGAAATCTTTTACGGATCAACCTACGCTGTGGGACATGACGAGCAAAGCCATCGAGGTGCTGAGCAAAAACGAGAACGGCTTCTTCCTGATGGTTGAAGGCGCCAGCATCGACAAGCAGCTGCATACGATGGACTGGGAGCGCTCCGCTTACGATACGATTGAAATGGACAAGGCGATCGGCCTCGCTCGTGCGTTCGCGGATAAGAGCGGCGACACGCTCGTCGTTGCTACCGCCGACCACTCCCATACGGCAAGTATTGCCGGCACCTACAAAAAGACCGAGACGGAAACGGGCCGTGATGCCTTGCGCACGTACGATGCCTCCAGCTTCCCGAGCTACACCGATGCCAATAAAGACGGCTTCCCCGACTCCCCGGATGTCGATCGCAAGCTGGCTGTAACTTTCGGCGCGACTCCGGACTACTATGAGGACTATATTTTCAACTCTGTGCCAGTGCCTCCTGCTATCAAAGAAGGGGATAACTACGTCGCCAACCCGGCCACGCTCGCTGATCCCGATGCCCCTGACAAGGAGAAGTATCATCATACGGGCACGTTGCCTCATGATGAGTCGACCGAGGTGCATTCCGCCGATGATGTACCCCTGATGGCTCATGGCCCAGGCGCGAGCTTTTTCACCGGCACTATGGACAACACCGAGGTGTTCTACGCCATGGCAAATGCCATCGGACTACGTCTGGACGGCTCCAAGCCTGCAGCTGGCTCCTGGATCGTGCTGGATGACTTCTTGAGCCTTGTCGGCGGCAGCACTACCTACGACTCCAAGAAGAACGTCACCTTCATCAAAGCCGGCGGCAGCATGATCACGCTGTACCACAGCCAAGGCGTCGCCAAGAAAAACAACAAACCTGTCGCTTTGAAATTCAAACAAGAAAACGGCAAGCTGATCGTCACTAGCGAATCTTTGCTGGCAGCTCTCGGCAAGTAG
- a CDS encoding exodeoxyribonuclease-3 translates to MKLVSWNVNGLRACVKKGFADYFEAMDADVFCVQETKLQEGQIELQHGEDYHLFWNYAARKGYSGTAVWTRKQPLSVRYGLEDDFEEEGRILTLEFEGCYLINVYTPNSRRDLSRLPYRLEWEARMLDYLRKLDAVKPVIMCGDLNVAHQEIDLKNARSNRGNSGFTEEERGCMSTLLESGFTDTFRYLHPDRTDAYSWWSFMPKVRERNIGWRIDYFLVSDRLRPLVTVAEIDSATLGSDHCPVILELADEPRA, encoded by the coding sequence TTGAAGCTGGTATCATGGAACGTCAACGGCTTGCGGGCCTGTGTCAAAAAAGGATTCGCCGACTACTTCGAGGCGATGGATGCCGATGTGTTCTGCGTACAGGAAACAAAACTGCAGGAAGGCCAGATTGAGCTCCAGCATGGCGAGGACTATCATCTGTTCTGGAACTATGCGGCACGTAAAGGCTACTCCGGCACAGCGGTATGGACTCGCAAACAGCCGCTTTCCGTGCGTTATGGGCTGGAGGACGATTTTGAAGAGGAAGGCCGAATTCTTACGCTGGAGTTCGAGGGCTGTTACCTGATCAACGTGTATACGCCCAACTCTCGGCGCGATCTGTCCCGCCTCCCCTATCGGCTGGAATGGGAAGCTCGCATGCTGGACTATTTGCGGAAGTTGGATGCCGTTAAGCCGGTTATTATGTGCGGTGATCTCAACGTAGCTCATCAGGAAATCGATCTCAAAAACGCACGCTCCAACCGTGGAAACTCCGGTTTTACGGAAGAGGAACGCGGCTGCATGAGCACCTTGCTGGAATCAGGCTTCACCGACACATTCCGCTACCTGCATCCGGATCGGACCGACGCTTATTCCTGGTGGTCGTTCATGCCGAAGGTGCGGGAGCGAAATATCGGCTGGCGCATCGACTACTTCCTTGTCTCCGACAGGCTACGGCCGCTTGTGACCGTCGCCGAGATCGACAGCGCGACGCTTGGCAGCGACCATTGTCCCGTTATACTGGAGCTGGCAGATGAGCCGCGAGCATAA
- a CDS encoding Peptidase family M1 yields MICRRSFKNLLLAALLLTLLPLPLIGNANIAYAKSALTEVRTSPTGHAPNLSLDLFAISNLSNGLFTSLNPSSTLASNTDAAPSLASILNEATGKTGKKSGKSTKETPPAPTPTPRPQPQPLSERITDYQIQVKLDGKMLIGTETVTWKNPGKKTVSDMYLHLYPNAFLSDKTTFMKESGGMLREDRATEASQGYMRLESLKTEDGTSLLPRVHFVQPDDGNKDDFTLAKFKLPEPVAPGGEITLQIGFSVSMPEVFARMGYSGKFVMAGQWFPKIAAYNTASSSRPEGWNIHQYHGNSEFYSDFGLYTVKVEVPEGYKVAATGVQVKPAEPSNGGQLYTFYAEDVHDFAWSASPNFIVSEEAFSAPGVPGVRIKLYLDPLQKPLADRYMHAAKSALAKYSQWYGTYPYSSLSIVVPPAGAGGAGGMEYPTLVTAFAADTDNPGYSLERAVVHEIGHQYWYGMVASNEFEEAWLDEGFTSYSEDKIMESVYGVEPRTALEASYVTDPAPLKLPSWSYGSHGRYADNVYSRAKLVLTGIENRTGPTVMNKILRTYFNKYKFKHPTTADFKRVVEQVTKDKWDDYFSQFIYGGQMADYAVDSIRISSSKGPSGKRAYESHVVIRRMDGVYGPVPVTFRFADGRTVQRTWDGVEDNVLYKLGSSSPLLWAAVDPERTNALDNRQINNYLRAEAPADQRVRISLGIVKVLEWIAGAFAW; encoded by the coding sequence ATGATCTGTCGCCGATCATTTAAAAATTTGCTGCTCGCAGCACTCTTGCTAACCCTCTTGCCGCTCCCGCTCATTGGGAACGCCAATATCGCCTATGCGAAGTCCGCCCTTACAGAGGTTCGCACCTCTCCAACCGGACATGCTCCCAACCTATCGCTCGATCTTTTTGCTATTTCCAATCTTTCGAACGGTCTGTTCACTTCTCTCAATCCTTCGTCCACTCTTGCCTCGAATACCGATGCCGCACCTAGTCTTGCTTCCATCCTCAACGAGGCTACCGGAAAAACCGGGAAGAAAAGCGGTAAGTCAACTAAAGAAACGCCCCCAGCGCCAACTCCGACACCACGGCCGCAGCCACAACCGCTGTCTGAGCGCATCACAGACTACCAGATTCAGGTCAAGCTTGATGGTAAAATGCTGATCGGCACAGAAACAGTAACCTGGAAAAACCCCGGAAAGAAGACCGTATCGGATATGTATCTTCATCTGTATCCCAACGCCTTCCTCTCGGACAAAACCACTTTCATGAAAGAGTCCGGCGGCATGTTGCGCGAGGACAGGGCAACAGAGGCGAGCCAAGGATACATGCGTCTGGAATCGCTGAAGACGGAGGACGGAACGAGTTTGCTGCCGCGCGTGCACTTTGTACAGCCGGATGACGGCAACAAAGACGACTTCACGTTGGCTAAGTTCAAGCTACCGGAGCCGGTCGCTCCCGGCGGAGAGATTACATTGCAAATCGGCTTCAGTGTCAGCATGCCGGAGGTATTTGCGCGCATGGGCTATTCCGGCAAGTTCGTCATGGCCGGACAATGGTTCCCGAAAATCGCCGCCTACAACACCGCCTCCAGCTCCCGCCCTGAGGGCTGGAATATCCATCAATATCATGGCAATTCCGAATTCTATAGCGATTTTGGCCTCTACACCGTCAAAGTCGAGGTACCTGAAGGTTATAAAGTAGCTGCGACCGGCGTGCAGGTCAAGCCTGCCGAGCCATCCAACGGAGGACAGCTCTATACCTTCTATGCTGAAGATGTGCATGACTTCGCTTGGTCGGCTTCTCCCAACTTTATCGTCAGTGAGGAAGCATTCTCGGCTCCCGGCGTTCCAGGAGTGCGAATCAAGCTCTATCTCGATCCGCTCCAAAAACCGCTTGCCGATCGCTACATGCATGCCGCCAAATCAGCTCTGGCGAAGTATTCCCAGTGGTATGGAACCTATCCATATAGCAGCCTCTCCATCGTTGTTCCACCGGCTGGAGCCGGAGGAGCCGGCGGCATGGAATATCCGACCCTAGTAACTGCCTTTGCCGCAGATACGGACAATCCCGGATACAGCTTGGAGCGCGCGGTCGTCCATGAAATCGGCCATCAATATTGGTATGGCATGGTTGCCTCCAATGAATTCGAGGAAGCTTGGCTGGACGAAGGCTTCACCTCCTATTCCGAAGACAAAATCATGGAGAGCGTGTACGGCGTTGAGCCACGCACCGCTCTGGAGGCAAGCTATGTGACCGATCCAGCTCCGCTCAAGCTGCCCTCATGGTCGTACGGCTCGCACGGCCGCTACGCCGACAATGTTTACAGCCGAGCGAAGCTCGTGCTGACTGGCATCGAGAACCGCACCGGACCAACGGTGATGAACAAGATTTTGCGGACCTATTTTAACAAGTACAAATTCAAGCATCCAACAACGGCCGACTTCAAGCGAGTTGTGGAGCAGGTAACCAAAGACAAATGGGATGATTACTTCAGCCAGTTCATATATGGCGGTCAGATGGCCGATTACGCGGTAGACTCGATTCGGATCTCCTCTTCCAAGGGACCTTCCGGCAAACGTGCCTACGAATCCCATGTTGTTATCCGCCGCATGGACGGTGTGTACGGGCCTGTGCCGGTCACTTTCCGCTTCGCCGATGGCCGAACGGTGCAGCGAACCTGGGACGGCGTAGAGGACAACGTCCTCTACAAGCTGGGCTCCTCCTCCCCACTGCTGTGGGCGGCGGTTGATCCAGAGCGTACCAACGCACTTGATAACCGGCAAATCAACAACTATTTAAGGGCCGAAGCACCCGCAGATCAAAGGGTGCGGATCAGTCTTGGCATCGTCAAAGTACTGGAATGGATTGCAGGAGCGTTCGCCTGGTAG
- a CDS encoding YwhD family protein: MEENKGTGQPEGAQSGAEQPQGIQSAEQPQGAQNVAEQPAKGKRSLSLNVVSNKEHRGFGAGTIDLSRVSSVILDGSEAYIDNGAMHAKSKVEKGIKFIPNKEDVPNGRPVWIVWVAVDRDEEGSFYAGVTACPMLVDTEARRGWKILAQHVNNLDYAIKRRFVLDGLSDEEKQILRDLLISHNSEWWEHSPQTLKDQLGA; this comes from the coding sequence ATGGAAGAGAATAAAGGAACAGGTCAGCCAGAGGGCGCTCAGAGCGGTGCGGAGCAACCACAGGGCATACAGAGTGCGGAGCAACCACAGGGTGCACAGAACGTGGCGGAGCAGCCGGCCAAAGGCAAGCGCTCGCTGTCGCTGAATGTTGTGAGTAATAAGGAGCATCGCGGTTTTGGAGCAGGCACAATCGATCTTAGCCGTGTTTCCTCCGTCATTCTGGACGGTAGCGAGGCTTACATCGACAACGGTGCTATGCATGCTAAGAGCAAAGTGGAAAAGGGCATCAAGTTCATTCCTAACAAGGAGGACGTGCCGAATGGCCGTCCGGTGTGGATTGTATGGGTAGCTGTCGACCGTGACGAGGAAGGCTCTTTTTATGCGGGAGTGACGGCCTGTCCGATGCTCGTGGACACCGAGGCGCGCCGTGGCTGGAAAATTCTCGCGCAGCACGTTAACAACCTCGACTACGCGATTAAGCGTCGTTTCGTACTGGATGGGCTTTCCGATGAGGAGAAGCAGATTCTCCGCGATCTGCTCATTTCCCACAACAGTGAGTGGTGGGAGCATTCTCCCCAGACGCTGAAGGATCAGCTGGGAGCATAA
- a CDS encoding Glycosyltransferase, GT2 family encodes MTDVGIVMPVYKQKPEFLALAIQSVLAQTYQKFRFILVIDGAPEMEPLVQTQVGQDQRVEILAYPDNKGVAHALNTGFEPLLRDNRIQYLTWVSSDNIYDPHYLELLRAALVKGSPELGLVYSSFRSIDDEGRQLNSEAELASMHRYQSQPEEKLLDSSIVGISFMYRSNYARLTGLYGMQPVEDYDYWLRLTEHCRMEHLPVELVDYRVNSSFSISASLKSEHAHRRWRYAYHLTRYQARKRRGIASQLTVLFPLVHAREHEIAIIENLYEQTYSNYICTVLDLSESGQPTEVLSNISHPTTSFNSFPGMKVTNSLLYASYSISTPYTLVLGPKLFQEAVDLENLLDHANQKGQLNEISWFFSRGQVPRLTSSRLSSGQGVVEKPDIFHEIFRTESLQQLLESIVNGG; translated from the coding sequence TTGACGGATGTCGGAATTGTCATGCCGGTATACAAGCAAAAGCCCGAATTTCTGGCTTTAGCTATTCAATCGGTGCTTGCCCAGACCTACCAGAAGTTTCGCTTCATTCTAGTTATTGACGGTGCGCCGGAGATGGAACCTCTCGTTCAAACGCAGGTAGGCCAGGACCAGAGGGTGGAGATTCTCGCTTATCCAGACAACAAAGGTGTGGCGCATGCGCTTAATACGGGTTTTGAGCCGCTACTGAGAGATAATCGGATTCAATACCTGACTTGGGTTTCGTCAGATAATATTTATGACCCTCATTATTTAGAGTTGCTGCGGGCTGCTTTAGTCAAAGGTTCGCCTGAGCTCGGCCTCGTGTACAGCTCCTTTCGCAGCATCGACGACGAGGGACGGCAACTGAATTCTGAGGCAGAGCTGGCTTCAATGCACCGGTACCAGTCCCAGCCGGAGGAAAAGCTACTGGACTCTTCCATTGTAGGCATTTCTTTTATGTACAGATCGAATTATGCCCGCTTAACAGGTCTCTACGGTATGCAGCCTGTTGAGGACTATGACTATTGGCTGCGGCTGACTGAACACTGCCGGATGGAACACTTACCGGTGGAACTGGTCGATTATCGGGTGAATTCGTCGTTCAGCATATCAGCTTCTCTGAAGTCTGAACATGCCCATCGGCGCTGGCGTTATGCCTATCATCTGACTCGCTATCAAGCACGGAAAAGGAGAGGAATCGCTTCACAGCTGACCGTTCTATTCCCGCTAGTACATGCGAGGGAGCATGAGATTGCCATCATAGAAAATCTGTATGAGCAAACATACAGCAATTACATCTGCACGGTGCTGGATTTATCCGAGTCAGGCCAGCCGACCGAAGTGCTCTCCAACATTTCGCATCCGACGACGAGCTTTAATTCATTCCCAGGGATGAAAGTTACGAATTCCTTACTCTATGCGTCGTATTCGATTTCGACTCCGTATACGCTCGTGCTCGGACCGAAGCTGTTCCAGGAGGCCGTAGACCTAGAAAACTTGCTGGATCATGCCAATCAAAAAGGACAGCTGAATGAAATCTCCTGGTTTTTTTCCCGGGGACAAGTACCGAGGCTTACTAGCAGCCGGCTGAGCTCGGGGCAGGGGGTAGTCGAAAAGCCGGACATTTTTCACGAGATATTTCGCACGGAAAGCTTGCAACAGTTGCTCGAAAGCATCGTGAATGGGGGATGA
- a CDS encoding SMI1-KNR4 cell-wall, whose translation MSDTRVLNLIQFLKQHASSEHHFQRLVPGMDVAPLECTWETAATEVDISKCLSTNNWFFPEDYKKFLLQHNGAVLFKEPYYGGGTELLSIEKMQIISQTYENIPPHCFPFAWTDHRIGAVCMDSIRCREGEKPYLFFLDAMDFMEEAIPIPLTFTEWFERLITCQGQEYWNWK comes from the coding sequence ATGAGTGATACCCGTGTATTAAATCTCATTCAGTTTTTAAAGCAACATGCTTCCAGCGAACATCATTTTCAACGATTAGTTCCTGGGATGGATGTTGCTCCGCTAGAATGCACTTGGGAAACAGCTGCGACTGAAGTAGATATAAGTAAGTGTTTGAGCACTAATAACTGGTTTTTCCCAGAAGACTACAAGAAGTTCCTTCTTCAACACAATGGTGCGGTTTTATTTAAAGAACCTTACTATGGCGGTGGAACAGAGTTGCTAAGCATCGAAAAAATGCAGATCATTTCCCAAACGTATGAAAATATCCCTCCGCATTGCTTTCCATTTGCTTGGACGGACCATAGAATCGGTGCCGTTTGTATGGACTCAATTAGATGTAGAGAAGGGGAGAAACCATATCTATTTTTTCTTGACGCAATGGATTTTATGGAAGAAGCCATACCCATTCCATTAACATTTACAGAATGGTTTGAACGCTTAATTACGTGCCAAGGGCAAGAATATTGGAATTGGAAATAA